The Amblyomma americanum isolate KBUSLIRL-KWMA chromosome 3, ASM5285725v1, whole genome shotgun sequence genome window below encodes:
- the LOC144124900 gene encoding sugar transporter SWEET1-like — protein sequence MDSKESIKTIVGDLALVFTIVNYASGVQICRKVREKGGTHDLSPLPFLAGILATFLWLEYGLMKEDRILIWVNAIGLLLQASFLGYFYSYTKIKGSLNWKIFVLLIVLAGVYYEVTYFINNKDVALSIVGLMGCIAAFLFFASPLSSLLHVVRTQSVETLPFPLIVSAFIVSSLWTLYGFICEDAFIYTPNIMGALITACQLALFVIYPSGKHA from the exons ATGGATTCAAAGGAAAGCATCAAGACTATTGTAGGAGATTTGGCGCTCGTCTTCACCATCGTGAACTACGCTAGCGGAGT GCAAATATGTAGAAAAGTGCGTGAGAAGGGTGGAACCCATGACTTATCCCCATTGCCATTTTTGGCCGGAATACTTGC CACTTTCCTCTGGCTCGAGTACGGTTTAATGAAAGAGGACCGCATACTTATATGGGTGAATGCCATTGGCCTCCTGCTGCAGGCGAGCTTCCTAGGGTATTTCTATTCGTACACGAAAATCAAA GGCTCCTTGAACTGGAAGATCTTTGTCCTCCTTATTGTACTGGCTGGCGTCTACTATGAAGTCACTTACTTCATCAACAACAAGGATGTTGCACTCTCTATTGTTGGCCTTATGGGCTGCATTGCAGCTTTCTTGTTCTTTGCTTCACCTCTGTCAAGCCTG CTTCATGTCGTCCGGACACAAAGTGTTGAAACTCTTCCATTTCCGCTGATCGTGTCCGCCTTCATTGTGTCAAGCCTGTGGACACTGTATGGTTTCATCTGTGAAGATGCATTCATTTAC aCACCAAATATCATGGGCGCCCTAATCACAGCTTGCCAGCTGGCTCTCTTTGTGATCTACCCTTCAGGGAAGCATGCATGA